Below is a genomic region from Rhinolophus sinicus isolate RSC01 linkage group LG11, ASM3656204v1, whole genome shotgun sequence.
agaaTTGTGTAACTGCTCCAAGCCTTacttttctaatctgtaaaatgggttttgTAATAGTATCTCCTTCATTCGGTTGCTCAAAGTATGAAATGAGCTAACACCTAACTTAAAACAGCGCTTGGTGAATGAATATCTCGAAGCTTTGTTTTTCACTAAGCCTTGCTTCAGGAATTGCCTCTCTACCTCTCCAACTTATCTTTCTGCACTTGTCCCAGTAGACTTTAAAAGCAGGCTATGCCAGAGTATTCCCCATGCCCAACAAACTATATTACTTGTGTAATATTGCTTGCCCAACCTTCATGATCTTTCAAAACCTAATTCAGATACTACTCCTAGGACACCCCACACCGTCAGTCCTTCTCGGCCTCCTCCCTAGAGGTCCCCAGTTCCTCCCTTAACCACAACCTTGATCCTTCTCTCAGCTCTGTGTCTGAATCTGTCTCCCCCAACACACTGGGACAAGGCTAGGATCTAACCCATTAATTTAATATTGATTTAACAAGTACTTGTGAGCAGGCACAGTACTTGGTACTATGAGTTAGGCCCTGTTCCAGGAAAGTGGTTTGAGGCAAAACATAAATAAGACTAATCTATCTCAGTATCAACCTACCTAGAAGGAATGAATAGATAGGAAGGTCCCATCTGGGAATACAGCCAGGTCTAGGGGTGTGGTCCCCTAGAACAGGGAGATTGGGAAGACGTATGGTCTTCCTCAACTCTTCAACCTTAGGTGGCCTTGGCTGTGGATGTGGGTTTCAGAGCCCAGACACCCAGCTGAAGTTGTTGGTCCGCAGTAGGTTTAGGAAGGGGAGAACAGGCCGCAGATCTGCAAGATGAGCTGCTGCGGGAGGTTCGCCAGGCTGGACCTGGGCCTTGCATCGTctctaatttcctttctttttttgaaccTTCTTCTGCCCTCCTTGCAGGGCCAGTGATGTCCGTAATGCAAAAACGTGTAGTTTAGATTTGATGCCACAAAACTGCTGTTTTTGAGCAGGGGAGGCCCTTGAGCAGATAAGCTCACTAAAGTCCTGGAGCCGCCTTAGAGTGTCTCCTTACAACAGAGCCTCTAATTTTCACATTTTGCCATCTTCCTTTACTCTCTTACACATCAGTAAAAACTGAGAGCGTCCCCTCCTAGCCAGGTGCATACGAGCCACCCCTTCAAGGGATCCAAGAATGGACTTGtccactcactcccctccccccaccacgtgaatgggacacacacacacacacacacacacacacacacacacacacacgagttccTTCCTCACATTTCTAGCCCTTCAGCAAATGGTTTCTTCCCACGAGGCAGGGCACTAGGTTTTCCCCGCCCACTCTCGGCCTTTCAGGTAGTTCACTCCACCCGGTGACTCCAGTGGGGtggtttcttcctcctctccccatggGTGGTGGATGGTCTcgcctccccccatccccaggtGCCGGTGTAGGCTAGATGCCCCGGCCCAGGCCAGAGAGTGGGACGCGCCCAAGCGGGAAGCACCGGACGAGCTCACTGCGCGGCCGCCGCGGGGGAAGCAACCGTTTCTGATCCACCTCCCCTCCTAAGTGAAGACTTCCGCCCCTGGAGAGGAGGCGGCGCCCGGGACCGGCCGTCGTCCACCGCGGGACTGCGGGCGTCCGGAAGGTCCATTGTTGCCTGAAGGGGTAAGGGTGGGCGTGGCGGAGCCACCTATTTCGAGAACACTCCAGGGCCGACCTCGCTCGCTCTTCCTGCAGGAGCTGCGGCGCCAAGATGAGCGGAGAGGGCAACCCGGCCAGCAAACCCACGCCAGTGCAGGACGTGCAGGGCGACGGGCGCTGGATGTCCCTGGTGAGCGAACCCACCCGTGACACTCAGGaatcggggtgggggtggggggctcaggAATTCAGCTGGTTTGTGCGGCTGTCACTACCTGATTGGAAAACTGAGGGCAGTTGGGGTGGTGCTGCCTAAGGAAGCAGGGCGGGGCGGGCCCAGCAGCGCGCGCGTGCCACTGACTCCCCCTTGTTCGTCCCCGCAGCACCACCGGTTCGTGGCAGACAACAAAGATAAGGAACCCGAAGTCGTCTTCATCGGGGACTCTTTGGTCCAGCTAATGCATCACTGCGAGGTGAGGCCCGTCTTCCTTCTCCTGCCCCACCCAGGCCTGGGTTCTCACTGACACACTTGGATGAAACCTCAGGCCAGGCGGGATTTGAGGTACCTGAAATATCCTCAGATAGCGCCCAGAACCCAGAATCTCCGTGTAAGGTACAACATTCTACTCAGAAGGAAATGTGTACCCTGGCTATGTCAGGCTGGGGTTGTGTATAGTGAGCTAAGGTGAGGAGGCTCTTTATTGTTTGCTTAATGGATTTGGATTTCCAAAGCTATTGTCCTTTCCACGAAGTGAAGGCCAACTGTAATAGCTCTTCACAAAGGGGGCTTGATTATAATATCTTTCCACTAAGCAAGGTTAAACCCTAATGGATTTCCTCAAAATGACGTTCAGCTGTTGATTCAATGCATAGCTCAAGCAGAATGGGTTTCTATAAAGTGAGTCTGTCTTCTATGGGGTTCTGTGAATGGGAGACTATAATAGATTTGCATAAAGTGAGGTTTGACCATATTGGGGTTTGCTCAAGGTGAAATTTAACCAGACTGTTTCCATGAAACGAGGCTCTTCCATAATGACATTTGGTTAACATTTGGACCCCGGGTGCTGGTCCATGCTTGATAGTGCGCCTGTGCCCACACCACTTCTTGCCTACAGATCTGGCGGGAgcttttctctcctctgcatGCACTTAACTTTGGCATTGGCGGTGATGGCACACAGCATGTGCTATGGCGGCTGGAGAACGGGGAGCTGGAACACATCCGGCCCAAGGTGAGCAGGGCTTGGGTGGACAACTAAAGCCCCCCTAGCCTGCCCCCTCACTATTGCTTCACGCCTCTTTCCACAGATTGTGGTGGTGTGGGTGGGTACCAACAACCATGGGCACACAGCAGAGCAGGTGGCTGGTGGCATCCAGGCCATCGTGCAACTGGTGAACGAGCGGCAGCCCCAGGCCCGAGTCGTGGTGCTGGTaaggaggagggagggcgggGAAAGAAGAATGGCAGTGGTCTGAGACCCCCTCCGGTGTAATCACAGGAGGCACAGTTCTGGGCAGCTTGGCACAGAGCAGTGGCTTTCAGGCAAAATTTCACATTGAAGCTTGCTACACCCATCAGAGCAGCTGTGGATAACAAGATGTTCAGGGACCAAGCAGCACCTTTTGCGCAGGGGAGCACTGGAGATTCTGGGGTGTCAAAAACTCGAATAACCGAAAGTTGTCAGTCATTCCTGGGGTGAATCTAGGCTCCATCACTTCTACCTCGGACGTTATTTCCTCTCTGAAAGAGGGGTTGACCCCTTGCCATTATGTCAACATTTTTATGAGCAGTACTTAGAAAGACACTAGCATCAGGTTGTTACTGAATTGGCTCAGACAGGACATCAGGCACTACAACTACCCTTCCAGTCCTCTAGTTTCCCATCCCTTCTGTATTCTGCAGCTGGGGACTTCACGGTGGGGGTTGGAAAAGTTTGACAGAGATGCTGATCAGACCCCCATGTTGGTAGGATGTCTTCTCACAACTCTTGGTGCCCCTCCTCAGGGCCTACTTCCGAGGGGCCAGCATCCTAACCCACTTCGTGAGAAAAACCGACGGGTGAACGAGCTGGTACGGGAGGCATTGGCTGGCCATCCACGTGCCCACTTCCTAGATGCCGACCCTGGCTTTGTGCACTCAGATGGCACCATAAGCCACCATGACATGTATGATTACCTGCACCTGAGCCGCCTGGGCTACACACCTGTCTGCCGGGCCCTGCACTCCCTGCTTTTGCGCCTACTGGCCCAAGACCAGGGTCAGGGTGTCCCCCTGCCAGAGCCCACCCCCTAAACATCTGCCTTCCTGCAACATTAAATTCTTATTCTTCAGTCTCCCGTCCCATTTCCTGCTTCGTGGCCAAGCCCATCTGGGTACGTCAACTTCAGCCCTGATCTATGACCCTGCAGTTCTACAATGTGTTGTTTCTGCCGAGGGCAGGCGTCACCAAACCATTAAGGCACTCTGGTTCTTGGAGTCACGTGGATTTCTACCATCACAGTAGTGCCCCAGGCAATCACTACCAATCAGTAACAGTATGTGAAAGCAGTTTGCCATCACTACCCTATAGGGTTAGGGTCACGCAATTATTCTGGGAACAGTGGCCCAACAGTCTAAGCCCAGCTCCCAAAGAAGGCCCCCCTTCTTCGCACACAGGTTTCCTGGCTGGAACTTCTGGTGCTCTGATCCTAGTTTAGATACCACTTCCTGTGGAATCTTTCTGACCCTCCCACCCACAGCAACCTCCACAGAGGGTACACATCTGTCCCCCGCAGGGGCACTGTCCACAGGCTCAGAGGGGTGTAACCCAGCAGTTCCTGGCCTGACTGTGGTGCTAGCTCAGGCCACATGGGGGCAGCAGGGGTCACCGAGGACACCGCAGCACTTGGGGGTGGGGTCTTCCAGCCTAGTGCCATCTCTGGGCTGAGACCTGTCAGGTCCAACTGGAACTTCCAAAGTTCTGAGCTGTTGCATCATCACAGCTAGGCCTTCCCCAAGCCCAGGTGTGCTGGATGGCTGGGAAAGAGGCCGAGTAGGCGTCAGGACTCCCTGAGCACCAAGCCTGGAGAGGGGCTGCCCTGTCCACAGTTAAGTCAGGGACCTGGGCCCATGGGGTCCCTCTGATGTTGGAAGGGGGTGGTCCTGGCATTGCTCTCCTCACCTCACTGGGGGGAAAATGTATAGCTCCATGGCCATCTGGGGGCAGGACTGGTACAACCAACATCCCTTCTCCCTTTACAGTGGGCAGCCACACAGGTGTGTTAAACAGCTTTAATCTCGTCATTGCGGCTTCTCGGCACAGTAAGAAATATTGCACATGATCAACATGTTTTGTTCTAGGGATGGGGACAAGGGTAGGGGAATCACCTTCTTAGAAAGTACAACCCAAGTTGGgagggcaggggggtggggagagaaaccTCCCCATGCCTGTGGCAAAGTGcaggagcccccacccccaaactaaCCTGAGTCCAGCCCCTCTGGGGGAAAAAGGGGTGCATGAACTCCCCCCTACTCCACAGACGCCTCCCTGTGGCCCAAGGCCCTCATTACCCTCCGCTTGCAGCCCTCACGCGAGCCATTTTGCATAAAGTACAAGTGAAAAGGTCTGAAGGTAACACACTCCAGGTTATGTACAGGGGCTCGGTGGAGGGAGACTGTGCCCCTGCTTCCTCTCAGCTGTCCCCCATCAcagggagggggctgtgggggGACAGGGATAGACAAGAGCAGGCTCATTCCGTCCCAAAATCGAAAGGACGAAATGGCTTTATTGGGGAGGGGGTAACCATCCTGCCCCCCCAATTCCTGCCACCTATATACTATCCATGTCCTGAGGGGGGTACTGTGGGTCCTGGGATCTCAGGGCCCCTCACCTGCCTGTGGCAGCTGTGGAGGGACCAGGGGGcggtggggagggctggggggcCCCCTCCCAGCCAGGCTGTCCGGGCCCTGGCTCTGGGGGTGGAGGCAATGGTGGGGCAGCTGGGGCTGTGCCAGAGTCCGAGCCAGGTGAGGTGGGGTCAGGGCCCCCAGCAGGGCTGGGAGTGAGGACAGGGCCGGAAGTGGAGCCAGTGGGGGGCGGTCCAGGGAGGGGCGCCTCGGCTCCCGGGGGCTGCTCCGTGGGAGTGGCCGCCTGCATAATCTTCTGCCGCACCTCACGGATCTTCAACTGCAGACAGACCTTGGAGGGGAAGATGTCTGCGTAGCGGGCCTGGAAGGCTGCCGTGGCCTGGGCTGGGGACAGAAGGAcggtggagggtggggaaggcaggGTGAGATGGGCAGGCAGGTCCTGTCCAAGTGCCCCCCAAGACTCTAAGACATGCTTACCTGATGGAAAGAAGCCGTGGTCCTGGAAGAGCTGCATGACCAGGGCCCGGCGCTGGTCCAGGGTGCGCCGCAGTGACGAGTATGGCACCTTCTCGTATTCCAGCTCCCCGAGGACATCCTCGGCTTCTGTACCTGGGAGCAATGCAGGGAACACGGTCAAGGCTACTGCAGAAGCCTGGCCACCCCACTCCCACACCAGTGTCTGAGAGTCCACCCAGCCCTCACTGAATTCTATTTCACAGCAGGGTTCCAAAAGGGGACCCACCCAAGATCATGTGGTGGCAGTGTGGGGGCCTGTTGGACTCTAGAATCCATCCTTGACCTGCTGTCCCTTTCTCTCAGCAAcacccaccccacctctcccATCTCTAACCCTGTTCCCAAGACACGCCCCCCTTGCAGGCCCTGGGTCCCCCACAGCCCCACCCGCCAAGGCACCGGCACCTGTGCGGTCAAAGGTGAAGATGTCCCCCTCGCACTTGGCACTCTTGGGGGTGTTGGGCTCTGAGCTGCAGCTGGAGCGTCTCCTCATCTTGCGTTTGGGCGAGGTGGGGTCCTCAGGGGCCGAGTCCAGGTCTGGCGAAACAAGCAGGCTCAGAGGTGGCCCCAGTCTGTCCCCAGCCTACCCCAGGGGTCCCAAGTTTGCCTACCAGTGGAGTTCTTCCTTTTCTTGCGGTAGGAGCCAAGGATGGCCCGGGGCGAGGTGGCCAGAGACTGCAGGGTGGGCGAGGGCAGAACCTCCTCCGGCCGAAACTCAGGCAGCTCTGCAAAGCGCTCTTCAAAGTCTACCTCAGACAGGACCCTGCTGGAGAGCGGGCAGGGTCACCACCCCTGCCCAGCCTGTAGCCACCCTCTCTGCCACCAACCCCACAGGCTGTGCCACAGCTCCCAGCCCATGCTCACTTGTCCACAGAGTCAAAGGTCTTCTTCAGGGGCGGGGGCCGCACCTTCACTTTCTTGCCAGTACTAGCCGCCTCCTTGCGCTCAGGAGTGTCCCCGGCTGCCCTGCCACTACTGCcctcactgctgctgctgctgctaccaggggctggggctggagctggggctgggctgggaggagtGGGAGGCTCCCCACGGCtctccaggcccagcccagggaCGCGCCAATCTGAAGATGAGCTGGGAAATTtgctggcctggggtggggatggcAAGGAGATGGAGGAACTGAGTTCAGACTTGCTGGGGCCAAACCCAGAAACAGAGATGGATGTGGACTGCCCCAGACAGAGCCTTGGAGATGGCCCAGTCACACAAACAGGAGGGACGGGTCACAGTTTGGACAGGCGTATAGGGAAGGGCAGGACagaaaaacaggcagtgggccaagGAGTAgagcccagcagcagcaggagcccCCAGGCCTGCCAGGCACTCACCATGGTCTCAGGGGCCTTGGTGCTGGTCCGCTCCTCAGCAGACAAGGGTGGCGGGGGGCTGCTCCGGGCAGTGGGAGCCCACGTCTctgggggaggtggaggggcTGGCGTTGTAGGCTGCCCCTCAAGCTCGGACTCAGGGGCAGCAGTCTCACGGGCTGTGCCAGGCTCCGAGGACTGCCGGGGTGCAGAGCCAGGCCGCCCAGGGGCACCTGCCTCAAAGGAGCCCACAGGAATGTTGGCAATGGCTGCCTTCACTTTCTGGGGGGCCTTGGGGGTTGGCCGCTGGGCCTTGGGGGCCACTAAGCTGTAGGTCATGGAGCCTGCTGGTGGGGAGAAGAACATTTGCTGAGCCAGGCCTGACTGGAGCCCATCCACTGGGTCCCCCAACTCACCCCACCCTGAGTTGGCCCAACACCCACCTGTGGCACTAGGGTAAGGGCTGGTAGGGGCCGgggtggcagtggcagtggcaggGGCTGGTGGGCCCTTGGGCAGGATCGTAGCAGCAGGAGGGGTGGTGCTGGTGGCCACAGTGTAGACCAGGCCTGGAGGGGCCTGGGATGGCTGGGCCAGGGGTGCTGAGGATGTGGGTGCGGGACTGCCAGGGTAAAACGCTGTGATGACAGGAGCTCCTGGGGCTGCGCAGGTAGGAggcagctgggggctgggcaCAGGTGACACACCCACCTGGCCAGGAGCCAGCAGCGGGGCCTGGCCTatggaaaaggaaacaggagaggCAAGAGCCCAAGTTAGGACCTGGGCTGCCTCAGCCCCACCCTGGGTCCCTAGCACTGCCTGCCAGGCTGCCCCTCACCTGAAAGCAGGGGCTGCACGAAGGCAGGGCCGCTGGGCCCCAGCGAGGTGAAGCCTAGGGCTACCGAGCTTGTGGGCCCATACGATGTGACTGTTCCAGCCTGGCTGGATGCAGAGCTGGTGCCCAAAGGCAGCGTGTGCCCACCTGCTGACTGCACATAGGTGATTCTGccacagggagaggaaagggggaagaGTGAGGCACGCCAGCTCTACCCACCCCGGTTCCTGGGCTGTCCTCCAGGTGAGGGCTCAGCTGCTATTACCTGGTAGAAGAGGGCAGCAGGaccttctgaggctgtgaggtGGGCCCGGGGAGCGTGGCTGGGCTGAGGGGTGGCACCAGGCCGCTGGGCGTGCTCACAGGCACCGGAGTCAGCTGGATGATCTATGGGCAAGGGCACCCACAGGCTACAGTGAGCAGAAgacccagagaggggcaggggggaCCAAGAACTTGGAGGATGGATCTCAGTTAAGACAAGTAGCAGAAAACTTGGGATTGGaacaaagtgaaaaaagtcagCAAAAGGTGGTAGACACACAGAAGGAACAAGGTTGCAGGCACTGAAGCCAGACTTGAGCTGCACAGAGATGCTGAAGGGAAGATGGCAAGAGAGTCCCACAGACAagcaaaaagcaggaaaaaggaagagaaaccaaAGGAAAGGGAGACAGAAATCATGGACACCAATAGCCAGGAGAGGAATGAGGGACAGATGGGGCCACAGGGAGGGTGGACTTCCTTACCTTGCTGGGTGGCTGGGCGCCATTCTGCACAGGTACTGAGAAGGGTGGGCTCACCAGGGGCAGTGGCTGGCTGGCCCCACCACCCCGAACTGACATGCTAGGCGTGGCCAGGGGCACTAGTACCTTCCCAGGCAGCAGCTGGGCTGAGCcacctgggggcggggcctgcacAGGAGAAACCGACTGGGCTGCAAGAGGTGAGAGAGGAGGTTACAAAGGAGTGGAACAGGCCTGTGTCCCGCTCCTTGCgctgcccagcccaggcctcacctttggggggtggggcagaaggtACGGACTGCAAGATAGGGATGCCAGGAGTGGGTGCAGTGGCAGCCAGGACTTTGCCGTTGGTAGAGGTGCCAGGCGGCAAGGTGAAACGGATGCTGGTGGTAGGTGCAGGGCCAGGAGCCGCTGCCTTGGTCCCAGGGGCTGGTGCTGAGGCAGGCGCCACTTGAAGCTGCTGGGGCAGCGTGGGCAGGATATACTGCACCTGGGTGATTCCCCCAGCCTTGCCCAGGGCACCTGGCTGTAGAATACCCAGGGGCACTGGCCCATTGGGGCCACTTCCAGCACCTGCTCCTGAGCCCGCAGTGGCCCCACTACCAGGGGCACCCTGGGCAATGAACTGGACAGCGGAGGGCGCCGGGGCACCATAGCCCGGGGTGCCCACCAGCAGGTTGGTGACAGTGGCAGGAGCCTTCCCCACAGTGCCCAGTAGGGGCCCAGCCACCAAATGTGGGGCTGGTGAAGTGGCTGCTGCCGACTTCTTGTCCGAATATACTAAGCTGACGCCCAGCGGGGAGCCCCCAGGTGCCCGGGACCCAGTGCCCGTTTCAGTCCTGGCACCTGCTGTGTCATTTGGAGACGCTTCTGCCCGGCCAGAGGTGGGGAAGGGCTTGGAGGCGATGGGCACAGGAGTGCTGCTGACAGGCCGCACCACGTTGGTGACCATGGTGGCGGCCGGACGGGACATGGGGGCTGCTGGGGCCCCATAGGCCAGCGATGGGGCTGGAGCTGAGGGTATGCGGCCTCCGCTGCCCTCCCGTTCGTCCTTGTTTGGAGACAGGACCAGTGTCTGCAGGACACTACCTCCCCCACCAGGAGGCGCTGCAATAACTGAGGGGCCCGGTGGCTCCAGGCCTCCCACACTTTCAGGTCTTTTACGCCGGAAGGTGGTAGGATCTGTTGGAAGGAAGCGGGTGGACTTGGAAGGTGTCACTGGGCCCCCTGACCCAGGGAGTGGGGGCCGTAGTGGGCCTGCTGTGCTGCCTTGACCTGACTCCTGGGCCTTGAAGGTCCCTGAGCCCACTGAGAAGGAGGTGGAGGCTGAGGAAGAGGCaggcgaggaggaggaggaagatggggtGGGCCCGTAGCCTTTGCCGAAGGCTGCCGATGGATCTGGGGGCCCTGGGGGCTCAGGGTCCAGTGACGGACGGCAGTGGGTGAAGGAGGAACGGATCACAGGCGAGAAAACCTTCCGGCCAAAGCTCTGGGTGGAAGAGACACGACCGAGTCAGTGAGCCTGGATACCCACATCCTGCTTGCCCCGTCCCGCCAGCAGCCAAGCCAGCCAAAAGTCATCCAGGCTGTGACCCAATACTCCATGGGGCAAGTAGTTCGCCCTCTCcaggcctttctctctctctgtcaacAAACACAGAACAGATCTTCCCCCCTCCTGAAGCTGAGTGGGACCACAGCGCCAAGTCCCAAGCCCTCACCTTGCTGCCCTCTGGGTCCTCCCCAGAGCTGTCTCCGCTCTCACTGTCGGTCACCCGCTCCTTGCACTTGAGGTCAATGTCAGTGGTGCCAAAGCCATCATCAGCTAAGGGAGCAGAGTGAAGAGCATTGGCAAAGGGGTCAAGTGCAGGTCTGGAGAACAGTCTGGATGCCAGGCTTTGGCTTCAGCTCTGCCCCAAGCCCGCAGTAAGTGTTGTCCAAGAAGGCTATTCCTCAGCCCGGGATGTGCCCACCTGCCTGAGGATGTGGGTAACAGCACCTAACACTGCGTGTGCCCAATGGCCTCGCCATGCCTGGGTCCTCCTGGTTTCCTGTCTGGCCAGGGGCTTCCTTCCCAAAGGCAGGGCTGGGCTTACTCAGTAAGGCCTGAACTGAACATGCCTGAGATCATACGCAAATGCGAAAGGATAGACAGGGGCCTGAGAACCTGGATCCAATCTCTGCCCACCCTCCAAACCTGGGCAGGAGTCTGGGCCCTGCAACTGCTCACCaatgacatcatcatccccttcCTCCTCACAGATGACCATGCGTTCCTCATCACTGGTCATGTCCTCACTGGCCGCACGCTGGGAACGGGAGGCTCGGGTGGGCAACAACGGAGGCCGCCCACTGGCCGTCAGGGCACCTCCCTCCCCAGGAGCTGTGAAGGGGGCTGGAGCCCCATACTGGGTAGAAGGCTTCGGGCCAGAGTACGACGCAGGGCCAGACACCATCTGCAGGACAGGTACAGGGAGAGTTTAGCCAGGGCTGTCACCTTGGGAAgccctccctgcctgtctcccccacccccatgtcctGCACCCCAGACCTGAGTCAATTCTTGTAGTGCCTGGCTGTCTACATCTCCGCCATCCAAGCTGTGGACCCCACTGTGGGAAAAGGCTCGAGGGCGGGCTGAGCCAGGGCCCCCGACTGTGTGCAGACGGTCTGCCCCACAGGAGCTGCTCCCCGGAGCCTTGGGGTCTGAGCTCAAAAGGGTCTGGGCAGCCACAGACAGGAGCTCCGAAGACACTgtagagtgaaaaaggaaaaatgctacAGTCACGCAGCCTGTCATCTGCACCTGGATTGGCCAAAACACCCACAGGTATTTCTAGGTACTGGGCAGAATCAAGTTGGAATTCCtgggccacccagcaaagacatGCCACCTATCAGTCCAGCATCTCCTTCCCAATGGTTCCTCCCCCTGGGACTGTAAGGAGCAAGCCCACTGCTCCCCAGGAGGCAGCCCTTCTGACATTAAGAATGCCTAGAGACAGGTTTGTATGGCATTAGCCAGCTAATAACCACTAACccgtctgagcctcagttcccacaTCACATCCCCACCCCGAGTGGTGGACCAACCCACAAGATCGCTCCAGAAAAGCGCctcagcacagtgctgggcacacgCGCCACCCTCAGTCAATAGAAACACCAATGAGGAA
It encodes:
- the CIC gene encoding protein capicua homolog isoform X2, with product MKPMKKACAGLSGPGSGGKSPPATRAKALRRRGVGEDDQPEEEDDEVQQQPGPEEAEEGEEEEAERGPGEEGVSLELRPDDPAPGPAEDPKAEGEAGRWEPPLSRKTATFKSRAPKKKYVEEHGAGSGSGGAATAPEERARTPEEAGALGVPPRPPTSTRSSSTDTASEHSADLEDEPAEPCGPGPWPPGGTSGGYDLRQLRSQRVLARRGDGLFLPAVVRQVRRSQDLGVQFPGDRALTFYEGSPGGGVDVVLDATPPPGALVVGTAVCTCVEPGVAAYREGVVVEVATKPAAYKVRLSPGLGSQPGPPATLPQPPQLPHREPEEAVWVARSSLRLLRPPWEPEALLRKPPTGPEEEQAKPGATLPPCPAALDPKQPEDAEVSKISFGGNLGACDEGEEKHPPALGTPALLPLPPPQLLSPPPKSPAFAGPGRPGEQPSPCQEGSQGGSRSSSVASLEKGAAPAARARTPLTAAQQKYKKGDVVCTPNGIRKKFNGKQWRRLCSRDGCMKESQRRGYCSRHLSMRTKEMEGLADSGPGGAGRPAGVAAREGSTEFDWGDETSRDSEASSVAARGDSRPRLVAPADLSRFEFDECEAAVMLVSLGSSRSGTPSFSPVSTQSPFSPAPSPSPSPLFGFRPANFSPINASPVIQRTAVRSRHLSASTPKAGVLTPPDLGPHPPPPGPRERHSSGILPTFQTNLTFTVPISPGRRKTELLPHPGALGATGAGGGAAAPDFPKNDSLDSGVDSVSHTPTPSTPAGFRAVSPAVPFSRSRQPSPLLLLPPPAGLTSDPGPSVRRVPAVQRDSPVIVRNPDVPLPSKFPGEVGTAGEVRASGPGRGCRETPVPPGVSSGKPGLPPPLPAPVPITVPPAAPSAVAQPMPTFGLASSPFQPVAFHPSPAALLPVLVPSSYTSHPAPKKEVIMGRPGTVWTNVEPRSVAVFPWHSLVPFLAPSQPDPSVQPSEAQQPASHPVASNQSKEPAESAAVAHEQLPGGTGNADPGRPPGATCPESPGPGPPHALGGVEPGKGPPPTTEEEAPGPPGEPRLDSETESDHDDAFLSIMSPEIQLPLPPGKRRTQSLSALPKERDSSSEKDGRSPNKREKDHIRRPMNAFMIFSKRHRALVHQRHPNQDNRTVSKILGEWWYALGPKEKQKYHDLAFQVKEAHFKAHPDWKWCNKDRKKSSSEAKPTSLGLAGGHKETRERSMSETGTAAAPGVSSELLSVAAQTLLSSDPKAPGSSSCGADRLHTVGGPGSARPRAFSHSGVHSLDGGDVDSQALQELTQMVSGPASYSGPKPSTQYGAPAPFTAPGEGGALTASGRPPLLPTRASRSQRAASEDMTSDEERMVICEEEGDDDVIADDGFGTTDIDLKCKERVTDSESGDSSGEDPEGSKSFGRKVFSPVIRSSFTHCRPSLDPEPPGPPDPSAAFGKGYGPTPSSSSSSPASSSASTSFSVGSGTFKAQESGQGSTAGPLRPPLPGSGGPVTPSKSTRFLPTDPTTFRRKRPESVGGLEPPGPSVIAAPPGGGGSVLQTLVLSPNKDEREGSGGRIPSAPAPSLAYGAPAAPMSRPAATMVTNVVRPVSSTPVPIASKPFPTSGRAEASPNDTAGARTETGTGSRAPGGSPLGVSLVYSDKKSAAATSPAPHLVAGPLLGTVGKAPATVTNLLVGTPGYGAPAPSAVQFIAQGAPGSGATAGSGAGAGSGPNGPVPLGILQPGALGKAGGITQVQYILPTLPQQLQVAPASAPAPGTKAAAPGPAPTTSIRFTLPPGTSTNGKVLAATAPTPGIPILQSVPSAPPPKAQSVSPVQAPPPGGSAQLLPGKVLVPLATPSMSVRGGGASQPLPLVSPPFSVPVQNGAQPPSKIIQLTPVPVSTPSGLVPPLSPATLPGPTSQPQKVLLPSSTRITYVQSAGGHTLPLGTSSASSQAGTVTSYGPTSSVALGFTSLGPSGPAFVQPLLSGQAPLLAPGQVGVSPVPSPQLPPTCAAPGAPVITAFYPGSPAPTSSAPLAQPSQAPPGLVYTVATSTTPPAATILPKGPPAPATATATPAPTSPYPSATAGSMTYSLVAPKAQRPTPKAPQKVKAAIANIPVGSFEAGAPGRPGSAPRQSSEPGTARETAAPESELEGQPTTPAPPPPPETWAPTARSSPPPPLSAEERTSTKAPETMASKFPSSSSDWRVPGLGLESRGEPPTPPSPAPAPAPAPGSSSSSSEGSSGRAAGDTPERKEAASTGKKVKVRPPPLKKTFDSVDNRVLSEVDFEERFAELPEFRPEEVLPSPTLQSLATSPRAILGSYRKKRKNSTDLDSAPEDPTSPKRKMRRRSSCSSEPNTPKSAKCEGDIFTFDRTGTEAEDVLGELEYEKVPYSSLRRTLDQRRALVMQLFQDHGFFPSAQATAAFQARYADIFPSKVCLQLKIREVRQKIMQAATPTEQPPGAEAPLPGPPPTGSTSGPVLTPSPAGGPDPTSPGSDSGTAPAAPPLPPPPEPGPGQPGWEGAPQPSPPPPGPSTAATGR